A portion of the Francisella uliginis genome contains these proteins:
- the leuC gene encoding 3-isopropylmalate dehydratase large subunit, which translates to MAKNIIDKIWDTHVVQQITDFPDILYIDRMLMHEVTSAQAFDKIRELNIPINNTKSIIATVDHSISTSPINRLEMKDKVAQAQVEKLRSNVKEFGIDFYDFESQHQGIVHVIGPELGFTLPGTTLVCGDSHTSTHGAFGALAFGVGTSEVGHVLATNCILQYRPKTMKVEFVGKPSKLATSKDIIMKLIANIGIGGAGGYVIEYVGQAIKDMSMEERMTLCNMSIECGARAGLVSPDEKTFAYLKGKKYAPQENDFDKAIKHWKSFISDENAHYDKVIRVDIENLEPMVTWGINPQHAINISAKIPNLKDIPAHQHKLAQQAYDYTKFNADEDILGKEIQWAFVGSCTNGRIEDMRAVADVLKGRKVANNVTMYIVPGSEQVRNIAILEGLDKVFADAGAEFRMPGCSMCLAMNDDKVPEGQRCISTSNRNFIGRQGKGSITHLASPQTVAASAVMGKICSVDKL; encoded by the coding sequence TTTGATAAGATCAGAGAGTTAAATATACCTATAAATAATACTAAATCTATAATTGCAACTGTAGATCATAGTATTTCAACATCTCCTATCAACCGCTTAGAGATGAAAGATAAGGTTGCTCAAGCTCAAGTTGAAAAGCTTCGTAGTAATGTTAAAGAGTTTGGTATAGATTTTTACGATTTTGAAAGCCAACATCAAGGTATAGTTCATGTAATAGGTCCAGAACTTGGATTTACCTTACCTGGTACAACTCTTGTATGTGGTGATTCTCACACATCAACTCATGGTGCATTTGGTGCTTTAGCATTTGGTGTAGGGACATCTGAAGTTGGTCATGTCCTTGCTACAAACTGTATCTTACAATATAGACCAAAAACAATGAAAGTTGAATTTGTTGGCAAACCTTCAAAACTAGCTACATCTAAAGATATCATAATGAAACTAATCGCTAATATTGGTATTGGTGGTGCTGGTGGTTATGTGATCGAATATGTTGGCCAGGCTATCAAAGATATGTCTATGGAAGAACGCATGACTCTATGTAACATGTCTATAGAATGTGGTGCAAGAGCTGGTCTAGTATCACCTGATGAGAAAACATTTGCATATCTAAAAGGTAAAAAATATGCTCCTCAAGAAAATGATTTCGATAAGGCTATAAAACACTGGAAGAGTTTCATAAGCGATGAAAACGCTCATTATGATAAAGTTATAAGAGTTGATATTGAGAATCTTGAACCAATGGTAACTTGGGGAATAAATCCTCAACATGCTATTAATATCTCTGCTAAGATTCCAAACCTTAAAGATATTCCGGCTCACCAACATAAACTAGCACAGCAAGCTTATGACTATACTAAGTTTAATGCTGATGAAGATATCCTTGGCAAAGAAATCCAATGGGCGTTTGTAGGTAGTTGTACTAATGGTCGTATCGAAGATATGCGTGCAGTAGCTGATGTTCTAAAAGGTAGAAAAGTTGCCAATAATGTCACTATGTATATAGTACCAGGCTCTGAGCAGGTTAGAAATATAGCAATATTAGAAGGATTAGATAAAGTTTTTGCAGATGCCGGTGCTGAGTTTAGAATGCCAGGTTGCTCAATGTGTCTAGCGATGAATGATGATAAAGTTCCAGAAGGTCAAAGATGTATTAGTACTTCAAACAGAAACTTCATAGGTCGTCAAGGGAAGGGAAGTATAACTCATCTTGCATCACCACAAACTGTTGCTGCTAGTGCTGTTATGGGTAAAATCTGCAGCGTTGATAAATTATAA
- the leuD gene encoding 3-isopropylmalate dehydratase small subunit codes for MQAFKKLTSSAIPLWLSDIDTDMIIPANFLTQTTKDGYGKSLFHNLKEKDPDFVFNNPDYSNSQILIAGDNFGCGSSREHAVWALVQAGIRVIIAPSFSDIFFNNAAKNGLLLISLDKDVVKNLCDKAEDSKFSMTVDLENQTVSADENTYSFDYDPFRKNCLIKGLDDMTYLVEKLDIIKKFEQSKRG; via the coding sequence ATGCAAGCTTTTAAAAAATTAACATCTAGCGCTATTCCTTTATGGCTGAGTGATATTGATACAGATATGATTATTCCTGCTAACTTTCTAACTCAAACAACAAAAGATGGCTATGGAAAAAGTTTATTTCACAATTTAAAAGAAAAAGATCCTGACTTTGTTTTTAATAATCCAGATTATTCAAACTCGCAAATACTAATTGCTGGTGATAACTTTGGTTGTGGCTCATCTAGAGAGCATGCTGTTTGGGCTCTAGTTCAAGCAGGTATCCGAGTAATAATTGCACCATCTTTTTCTGATATATTTTTCAATAATGCCGCTAAAAATGGTTTATTGCTAATCTCCTTAGATAAAGATGTCGTTAAAAACTTATGTGATAAAGCAGAAGATTCAAAATTTAGTATGACTGTTGATCTAGAGAATCAAACTGTTTCTGCAGATGAAAATACTTATAGTTTTGATTATGATCCTTTTCGTAAAAACTGTCTTATCAAAGGACTTGATGATATGACTTACCTTGTCGAGAAGCTAGATATAATCAAAAAATTTGAACAATCAAAAAGAGGCTAA